The Paenibacillus sophorae genome has a segment encoding these proteins:
- a CDS encoding c-type cytochrome: MQKWIMSGLFFAACAFAVILMFTLPGREQVAKQNNPTMPTVEADPAKAEQTVKANCISCHGDQLQGGVGPNLQQEGNNHNADQIYSIVSKGRGQMPSFKDKLAPEEIANVAMWLSEKK, encoded by the coding sequence ATGCAAAAATGGATCATGAGCGGTTTGTTTTTCGCTGCCTGCGCCTTCGCGGTTATCCTGATGTTCACACTTCCGGGCAGGGAACAAGTTGCCAAGCAGAATAATCCGACTATGCCGACTGTTGAGGCGGATCCCGCCAAAGCGGAACAGACCGTAAAAGCTAACTGTATTAGCTGCCACGGCGATCAGCTTCAGGGCGGGGTCGGACCGAATCTGCAGCAAGAAGGAAACAATCATAATGCCGATCAGATTTACAGCATCGTTTCCAAAGGACGGGGGCAAATGCCTTCCTTCAAGGATAAGTTGGCCCCGGAGGAAATCGCCAACGTCGCCATGTGGCTGTCCGAGAAAAAGTGA
- a CDS encoding C40 family peptidase produces the protein MKKKLAAAALGLVMAFTLGSGSAFADSKMDTVIAKTLGTSYKTGGMSTAGFDCSGFTKYVYKKMGLTLPRTSKAQFKVGTSVSRSKLRSGDLVFFNTLGSGVSHVGIYVGNGKFAQSSSSRGVTISSLSQSYWANRYVGAKRVMSTKAYQTVAYD, from the coding sequence ATAAAGAAAAAACTTGCAGCTGCTGCATTGGGCCTTGTGATGGCTTTCACTTTAGGGTCCGGAAGCGCTTTCGCAGACTCTAAAATGGATACGGTTATTGCAAAAACATTGGGAACCTCATATAAAACAGGCGGAATGAGCACAGCCGGCTTTGATTGTTCCGGATTCACCAAATACGTGTATAAAAAGATGGGACTCACCCTGCCTCGTACTTCCAAAGCGCAATTCAAAGTAGGAACCTCCGTATCACGAAGCAAACTGCGTTCAGGGGATCTTGTATTCTTCAATACGCTCGGAAGCGGCGTCTCCCATGTGGGCATTTATGTCGGTAACGGCAAGTTCGCGCAGTCCTCTTCTTCGCGCGGCGTAACCATCAGTTCGTTGAGCCAGTCCTACTGGGCCAATCGTTATGTTGGCGCCAAGCGGGTCATGAGCACAAAAGCATACCAGACCGTAGCTTACGATTAA
- a CDS encoding C40 family peptidase, translating to MKKKLAAAFLSLSIILTLGAGSAFADSKMDKVIGGAIGTKYVSGGTSTNGFDCSGFTMYVFDKIGINLPHQSGSQYKMGKTVSRSDLRSGDLVFFNTSGRGISHVGIYVGDGRFAHASSSKGVTVSSLSDSYYVNRYVGAKRVMGSDAYQETTVDSQDNDDVQ from the coding sequence TTGAAGAAGAAGTTGGCAGCAGCATTCCTGAGTTTGTCCATCATTCTCACGCTAGGAGCAGGCAGCGCATTCGCTGATTCCAAAATGGATAAAGTGATCGGCGGCGCCATTGGAACCAAATACGTATCCGGTGGTACGAGTACCAATGGATTTGATTGTTCTGGGTTTACGATGTATGTGTTCGACAAGATAGGCATTAATCTTCCGCATCAGTCAGGCTCTCAATACAAAATGGGAAAAACGGTATCACGCAGTGATTTGAGGTCCGGGGATCTTGTATTCTTTAACACTTCCGGACGAGGCATTTCCCATGTCGGCATTTATGTCGGTGACGGCAGATTTGCACATGCTTCCTCTTCGAAAGGCGTTACTGTCAGTTCCCTGAGCGACAGCTACTACGTTAACCGTTATGTTGGCGCCAAACGAGTTATGGGCTCCGATGCTTATCAAGAAACGACCGTTGATTCTCAAGACAATGATGATGTGCAATAG
- a CDS encoding GNAT family N-acetyltransferase, which produces MISSPVIFHVVPMTTAHAKDICVWNYKAPYNIYGWLAWDKMEALGIEFGDPRIRREQYVSVLDQKDNLCGFAQLFPMEGTVRLGIGMRPDLCGHGLGHLFVGAIVREALKRYPSREVDLEVLTWNQRAIRAYRKCGFTITDTYERRTPNGEKPFYCMVYDKPSAKI; this is translated from the coding sequence ATGATTAGCTCTCCCGTTATCTTTCACGTCGTTCCCATGACAACTGCGCATGCCAAGGACATATGCGTGTGGAATTACAAGGCGCCCTATAATATTTACGGCTGGCTGGCGTGGGATAAAATGGAGGCCCTTGGCATTGAATTCGGAGATCCGCGGATCCGGAGGGAGCAGTATGTTTCGGTACTGGATCAAAAGGACAATCTCTGCGGGTTTGCACAGCTCTTTCCGATGGAGGGGACAGTCCGGCTTGGTATCGGTATGCGTCCCGACCTATGCGGTCATGGCCTTGGCCATTTATTTGTAGGAGCGATTGTGAGGGAAGCGCTGAAGCGTTACCCTAGCCGTGAGGTGGATTTGGAAGTTCTGACCTGGAATCAAAGAGCGATTCGCGCTTACCGTAAATGCGGTTTCACTATTACCGATACGTATGAACGCCGCACGCCAAATGGCGAAAAACCCTTTTACTGTATGGTCTATGATAAGCCCTCTGCTAAAATTTGA